One region of Longimicrobium sp. genomic DNA includes:
- a CDS encoding ribose-phosphate pyrophosphokinase, with protein MTEALSSNSMMVLSGSADRPLAEEMAARMEVELGAVTTNRFADGEIFVRIDDNVRGRDLYIVQSTVPPADNIMELLLLLDAARRASAARVTAVIPYFGYARQDRKDQPRVAIGAKLIANLITSAGADRVLSVDFHQHQLQGFFDIPVDHLYAAPVFMKYFREKNLTNLVTVSPDVGSAKMARGFAKRLGASMGIIDKRRPSANVAEVMNVIGEVEGKDCLLTDDMIDTAGTMAEAARALKDRGARDVYACATHALLSGPAVERLVNAPFKEIVVTNTVPIPPGKRFPTLTVLSVAELLARAVRYTHFNESVSSLFETA; from the coding sequence ATGACTGAGGCGCTCTCCAGCAACTCCATGATGGTGCTCTCCGGGTCGGCCGACAGGCCGCTGGCGGAAGAGATGGCGGCGCGCATGGAGGTCGAGCTGGGCGCGGTGACCACAAACCGTTTCGCGGACGGGGAGATCTTCGTACGGATCGACGACAACGTGCGCGGCCGCGACCTGTACATCGTGCAGAGCACCGTGCCGCCCGCCGACAACATCATGGAGCTGCTGCTCCTGCTGGACGCGGCGCGGCGCGCTTCGGCGGCGCGCGTCACGGCGGTGATCCCGTACTTCGGATACGCGCGGCAGGACCGCAAGGACCAGCCGCGCGTCGCCATCGGGGCCAAGCTGATCGCCAACCTGATCACTTCCGCGGGCGCGGACCGGGTGCTCAGCGTGGACTTCCACCAGCACCAGCTGCAGGGGTTCTTTGACATCCCGGTGGACCACCTGTACGCGGCGCCGGTGTTCATGAAGTACTTCCGGGAAAAGAACCTCACCAACCTGGTGACGGTGTCGCCGGACGTGGGGTCGGCCAAGATGGCGCGCGGCTTCGCCAAGCGGCTGGGCGCCAGCATGGGGATCATCGACAAGCGCCGCCCCTCCGCCAACGTGGCCGAGGTGATGAACGTCATCGGCGAGGTGGAGGGGAAGGACTGCCTCCTGACCGACGACATGATCGACACGGCCGGCACCATGGCCGAGGCGGCGAGGGCGCTCAAGGATCGCGGCGCCCGCGACGTGTACGCCTGCGCAACGCATGCCCTGCTCAGCGGGCCGGCGGTGGAGCGGCTGGTGAACGCGCCCTTCAAGGAGATCGTGGTCACCAACACGGTGCCGATCCCCCCGGGGAAGCGCTTCCCCACGCTCACCGTGCTCTCCGTGGCGGAGCTGCTGGCCCGCGCGGTGCGGTACACACACTTCAACGAATCCGTCAGCTCGCTCTTCGAAACGGCGTGA
- a CDS encoding 50S ribosomal protein L25 encodes MAATLNATARTGSGKGGARKLRATGKVPAVVYGHGDKNVPLALDRHELELLLHGISVENTVISLVTDGGTGKDVLIRDVQMHPYRPEVLHVDFIQLHAGEVIRMKIPVRLSGNPAGVRDEGAVLDQVIYDLEVECLPGNIPEAFEVDVSNLSVGESIRVHDVSFPNVRILADGELPIASVVPPTVEPAADAETATGEPEVISSRMAAET; translated from the coding sequence ATGGCTGCAACTTTGAACGCAACCGCCCGCACAGGGTCGGGAAAGGGTGGCGCCCGCAAGCTGCGCGCGACCGGCAAGGTGCCGGCCGTGGTGTACGGGCATGGCGACAAGAACGTCCCGCTGGCGCTCGACCGCCACGAGCTGGAGCTCCTCCTCCACGGCATCTCGGTGGAGAACACGGTCATCTCGCTGGTGACCGACGGCGGCACGGGGAAAGACGTGCTGATCCGCGACGTGCAGATGCACCCGTACCGTCCCGAGGTGCTTCACGTGGACTTCATCCAGCTCCACGCGGGCGAGGTGATCCGCATGAAGATCCCGGTGCGCCTGAGCGGCAACCCCGCCGGCGTCCGTGACGAGGGCGCGGTGCTGGACCAGGTGATCTACGACCTGGAAGTCGAGTGCCTGCCGGGGAACATCCCCGAGGCGTTCGAGGTGGACGTCTCCAACCTGAGCGTGGGCGAGTCGATCCGCGTGCACGACGTGTCGTTCCCCAACGTGCGCATCCTGGCCGACGGCGAGCTGCCGATCGCGTCCGTGGTGCCGCCGACCGTGGAGCCCGCGGCCGACGCCGAGACGGCGACCGGCGAGCCGGAGGTGATCTCGTCGCGCATGGCCGCGGAAACGTGA
- the pth gene encoding aminoacyl-tRNA hydrolase, giving the protein MAGLKVIVGLGNPGKEYALTRHNVGWWLVDALADSWGLGRFRLDKNAAVAQGRMEPHAVRLIKPQTYMNRSGAALGPIARMNAIDVTRDLLVVVDDVALEPGVIRFRATGSAGGHNGLKSVEQALGTKDYPRLRIGVGAKPPAMDLADWVLSPPPRAARDAILDRFPDLIDGVRAWMDEGVEAAMNRYNG; this is encoded by the coding sequence GTGGCGGGGCTCAAGGTGATCGTGGGGCTGGGGAATCCGGGGAAGGAGTACGCCCTCACGCGGCACAACGTGGGATGGTGGCTCGTGGATGCCCTGGCCGACTCGTGGGGGCTCGGCCGCTTCCGGCTGGACAAGAACGCGGCGGTGGCGCAGGGACGGATGGAGCCGCACGCCGTGCGCCTGATCAAGCCGCAGACGTACATGAACCGCAGCGGCGCGGCGCTGGGCCCCATCGCGCGGATGAACGCCATCGACGTCACGCGCGACCTGCTGGTGGTGGTGGACGACGTGGCGCTGGAGCCCGGCGTTATCCGCTTCCGCGCCACCGGCTCGGCCGGCGGGCACAACGGGCTCAAGTCGGTGGAGCAGGCGCTGGGCACAAAGGATTATCCGCGGCTGCGCATCGGCGTGGGCGCCAAGCCCCCGGCGATGGACCTGGCGGACTGGGTGCTCTCGCCCCCGCCGCGCGCCGCGCGCGACGCGATTCTGGACCGCTTCCCCGACCTGATCGACGGGGTGCGAGCGTGGATGGACGAGGGGGTGGAGGCCGCCATGAACCGCTACAACGGCTGA
- a CDS encoding sodium-translocating pyrophosphatase produces the protein MSLTEFTAWTGWPLGVLGLLLALGAFSYVRRQPAGNEAMRDWAGQIQHGANAFLRRQSIVLAGFIVVAALLLWPTASLATAGAFALGAATGLAVGWVSVLAATRANVRTAEAARVAGEGPALRVAFGGAAVAGLTVAALALVGLGALYFALVYVQGVYLPEEFARFGEILAGYALGASSIALFARMGAGIFTKSADVGADLVGKTEAGIPEDDPRNPATVADNVGDCVGDTAGMGVDLMESYVGAIVATVALGAYSPAYANNRVEAVALPLILAAAGFLASVLALVGVRLMKDTRPVLAMRVATLGAVAVFLVAAFIIVSLLGLDLEDPAGGAYSRFGPFWAILAGAIAAVAIAAATDFYTGSRPIRRIVEASRGGSATAILMGLAIGMESTAIPLLLIALATWVAHEAAGLYGIGVAAVGMLATVGTSITLNAFAAISDTAGGIARMSHLGSETRRITLTLKAAGSAAAAGGKGVAIGAAALTSLALFSAYASAVRLESIDLIHPFVLLGLLLGGGVPFFVGALTLAAVGRTAAKVAAESRRQLAEIPGLMDGTVQPDSARCVDIATRASLREAAVPFVIAILVPVIVGAALGTEALGGVLVGATVSGILLALFMTNAGEAWDNARKWIESDPDTHPGSELHTAAVLGDTVGDPMKDAAGPSLNILIKLMAVIALVLAPWFLSLRGQEVTPVPQAGEEEAIAVPHMEMPRG, from the coding sequence GTGTCGCTGACGGAGTTCACCGCATGGACCGGCTGGCCCCTCGGTGTGCTGGGGCTCCTGCTGGCGCTGGGTGCTTTCTCGTACGTCCGCAGGCAACCCGCCGGCAACGAGGCGATGCGCGACTGGGCAGGCCAGATCCAGCACGGCGCCAACGCCTTCCTCCGCCGCCAATCCATCGTGCTGGCGGGGTTCATCGTCGTTGCCGCGTTGCTGCTGTGGCCCACGGCGTCGCTCGCCACGGCGGGTGCGTTCGCGCTGGGGGCGGCCACGGGGCTGGCGGTGGGATGGGTGTCGGTGCTCGCGGCCACCCGCGCCAACGTCCGCACCGCCGAGGCCGCGCGCGTGGCCGGCGAGGGCCCGGCGCTGCGGGTGGCGTTCGGCGGGGCGGCGGTGGCGGGGCTGACGGTGGCGGCGCTCGCGCTGGTGGGGCTGGGCGCGCTCTACTTCGCCCTCGTCTACGTGCAGGGCGTCTACCTGCCGGAGGAGTTCGCGCGCTTCGGCGAGATCCTGGCCGGCTACGCGCTGGGCGCCTCATCCATCGCCCTCTTCGCGCGCATGGGCGCCGGGATCTTCACCAAGTCCGCCGACGTGGGCGCCGACCTGGTGGGGAAGACCGAGGCCGGCATCCCCGAGGACGACCCGCGCAACCCCGCCACCGTGGCGGACAACGTGGGCGACTGCGTGGGCGACACGGCGGGGATGGGCGTGGACCTCATGGAGTCGTACGTGGGCGCCATCGTCGCGACGGTGGCGCTGGGCGCGTACAGCCCCGCGTACGCCAACAACCGCGTGGAAGCCGTCGCGCTGCCGCTCATCCTGGCGGCGGCGGGCTTCCTGGCGTCGGTGCTCGCGCTGGTCGGGGTGCGGCTGATGAAGGACACGCGCCCCGTGCTGGCGATGCGCGTCGCCACCCTGGGCGCGGTGGCCGTCTTCCTGGTGGCCGCCTTCATCATCGTGAGCCTGCTCGGCCTGGACCTGGAGGACCCCGCGGGCGGCGCGTACAGCCGCTTCGGCCCCTTCTGGGCGATCCTGGCGGGTGCGATCGCGGCGGTGGCGATTGCCGCGGCCACGGACTTCTACACCGGGTCACGTCCCATCCGGCGCATCGTGGAGGCGTCGCGCGGCGGCTCGGCCACCGCCATCCTGATGGGGCTGGCGATCGGGATGGAATCGACGGCGATTCCCCTCCTCCTGATCGCGCTGGCGACGTGGGTGGCGCACGAGGCGGCGGGGCTGTACGGCATCGGCGTCGCGGCGGTGGGGATGCTCGCGACGGTGGGCACGTCGATCACGCTGAACGCCTTCGCCGCCATCTCGGACACGGCGGGCGGCATCGCGCGCATGAGCCACCTGGGGAGCGAGACGCGCCGCATCACCCTGACGCTCAAGGCCGCGGGGAGCGCCGCGGCCGCGGGCGGCAAGGGCGTGGCGATCGGCGCCGCGGCCCTCACCTCGCTCGCGCTCTTCTCCGCCTACGCCTCGGCGGTTCGGCTGGAGTCGATCGACCTGATCCACCCCTTCGTCCTCCTGGGGCTCCTGCTGGGCGGCGGCGTGCCGTTCTTCGTCGGTGCGCTCACCCTCGCCGCGGTGGGGCGCACGGCGGCCAAGGTCGCGGCCGAGTCGCGCCGCCAGCTCGCCGAGATCCCGGGGCTGATGGACGGCACCGTGCAGCCGGACTCCGCGCGCTGCGTGGACATCGCCACCCGGGCGTCGCTGCGCGAGGCGGCGGTGCCTTTCGTCATCGCCATCCTGGTGCCGGTGATCGTGGGCGCCGCGCTTGGGACGGAGGCGCTGGGCGGCGTGCTGGTGGGCGCCACGGTGTCGGGGATCCTCCTGGCGCTCTTCATGACCAACGCGGGCGAGGCGTGGGACAACGCGCGCAAGTGGATCGAGTCCGACCCCGACACGCACCCCGGCTCCGAGCTCCACACCGCGGCCGTCCTGGGCGACACCGTGGGCGACCCGATGAAGGACGCCGCCGGCCCGTCGCTCAACATCCTGATCAAGCTGATGGCGGTGATCGCGCTGGTGCTCGCGCCCTGGTTCCTCTCCCTGCGCGGCCAGGAGGTCACACCCGTCCCGCAGGCCGGCGAGGAAGAGGCCATAGCGGTGCCGCACATGGAGATGCCCCGCGGCTGA
- a CDS encoding glycoside hydrolase family 25 protein yields the protein MLNNFFRSLSVVVSLAAAACTDLPTGPAIDETIDGIDVSHWQGTIDWQAVRGGGIDFAFIKATEGGTYTDPQFARNWAAAADAGITRGAYHYFRPNVDAVKQAEHFLRVTRLGAGDLPAVLDVETSDGLTGDALLRAVRSWLETVERATGKRPIVYTYPDFWNRYVSASPGPYPLWIASYGRDQPLMPTTGWSDWTFWQSSATGRVPGIQGDVDLDHFRGGSNELAALTGGSGPLFARR from the coding sequence TTGCTGAATAATTTCTTTCGTTCCCTCTCCGTGGTCGTGTCGCTCGCCGCCGCGGCGTGCACCGACCTACCTACCGGCCCCGCCATCGACGAGACCATCGACGGCATCGACGTATCGCACTGGCAGGGCACGATCGACTGGCAGGCGGTGCGCGGGGGCGGCATCGACTTCGCCTTCATCAAGGCGACCGAGGGCGGCACGTACACCGACCCGCAGTTCGCGCGCAACTGGGCCGCCGCCGCGGACGCGGGGATCACGCGCGGGGCGTACCACTACTTCCGCCCCAACGTGGACGCGGTGAAGCAGGCCGAGCACTTCCTGCGCGTCACCCGACTCGGCGCGGGTGACCTGCCGGCCGTGCTGGACGTCGAGACGTCGGACGGGCTGACGGGCGATGCGCTGCTGCGCGCGGTTCGCAGCTGGCTGGAGACGGTGGAGCGCGCCACGGGGAAGCGCCCCATCGTCTACACGTACCCGGACTTCTGGAACCGCTACGTCTCCGCCTCGCCCGGGCCGTACCCGCTCTGGATCGCATCCTACGGGCGCGACCAGCCGCTGATGCCGACGACGGGGTGGAGCGACTGGACTTTCTGGCAGAGCTCCGCCACCGGCCGCGTCCCCGGCATCCAGGGCGACGTGGACCTGGACCACTTCCGCGGCGGATCGAACGAGCTCGCGGCCCTGACCGGCGGCTCCGGACCCCTGTTCGCCCGCCGCTGA
- a CDS encoding glycoside hydrolase family 25 protein: MKFATLLPLRRLVPGALALLVLAGTALQADAPRRVRGIDVSHHQGRINWTAVKGDGIRFVFIKATEGGDWTDPNFRRNWTNAREAGLLRGAYHYYRPQTHSAVQARHFLRRVKVGPNDLPPVLDVEATDGVSDATLRRGVRNWLRIVEAETGKRPIIYVSRRFAPRLAAQFGDYPLWIADYRSNGPAVPRGWRRWTFWQHSERGRVRGIRAPVDRNWYRGTLEELRSFAQRS, from the coding sequence ATGAAGTTCGCCACGCTTCTCCCGCTGCGCCGCCTCGTGCCCGGCGCCCTCGCCCTGCTCGTCCTCGCCGGCACCGCCCTGCAGGCCGATGCGCCGCGCCGCGTCCGCGGCATCGACGTTTCGCACCACCAGGGCCGCATCAACTGGACGGCGGTGAAAGGCGACGGCATCCGCTTCGTCTTCATCAAGGCCACCGAGGGCGGCGACTGGACCGATCCGAACTTCCGGCGCAACTGGACGAACGCGCGCGAGGCCGGCCTCCTGCGCGGCGCGTACCACTACTACCGCCCGCAGACGCACTCGGCCGTGCAGGCGCGGCACTTCCTGCGGCGCGTCAAGGTCGGCCCAAACGACTTGCCGCCCGTGCTGGACGTGGAGGCGACCGACGGCGTGTCCGATGCGACGCTGCGCCGCGGGGTGCGCAACTGGCTGCGCATCGTGGAAGCCGAGACGGGAAAGCGACCCATCATCTACGTGAGCCGCCGCTTCGCCCCTCGCCTCGCCGCGCAGTTCGGCGACTACCCGCTCTGGATCGCGGACTACCGCAGCAACGGGCCGGCGGTGCCGCGCGGGTGGCGGCGGTGGACGTTCTGGCAGCACTCGGAGCGGGGGCGGGTGAGGGGCATCCGCGCGCCTGTGGACCGCAACTGGTACCGCGGGACGCTGGAGGAGCTTCGCAGCTTCGCGCAGCGCAGTTGA
- the ychF gene encoding redox-regulated ATPase YchF translates to MLKLGIVGLPNVGKSTLFNALTAAGADAANYPFCTVEPNVGNVEVPDPRVDLLAEKVKPQRVLRAVVQFVDIAGLVEGASQGEGLGNQFLSNIRETDAVVHVVRCFDDPDVVHVMGGVDPVRDREVINLELALSDLAVVEKRLDRARKAARGQDRDALAEVGLLERLLEALGAGQAARVVQANEEESKILRSYNLLTSKPVLYLANVAESDLPEGDNEHVRALRKAVEASGERAEIIPISSKIESELAELPPEERDEFLGSLGLNEPGLHTLIRTGYALLGLQVYFTAGEKEVRAWEIPVGARAPQAAGVIHSDFERAFIRAETVAWDDFVKTGSVKTAREQGLMRSEGKEYVVKDGDILLFRTSA, encoded by the coding sequence ATGCTGAAGCTTGGGATCGTGGGGCTCCCCAACGTGGGGAAGTCCACCCTGTTCAACGCCCTCACCGCCGCGGGCGCCGACGCCGCCAACTACCCGTTCTGCACCGTGGAGCCGAACGTGGGGAACGTGGAGGTGCCCGACCCGCGCGTGGACCTGCTGGCCGAAAAGGTCAAGCCGCAGCGCGTGCTGCGCGCCGTGGTGCAGTTCGTGGACATCGCGGGGCTGGTGGAGGGCGCATCGCAGGGCGAAGGGCTCGGCAACCAGTTCCTCAGCAACATCCGCGAGACCGACGCGGTGGTGCACGTCGTCCGCTGCTTCGACGACCCGGACGTGGTGCACGTGATGGGCGGCGTGGACCCCGTGCGCGACCGCGAGGTCATCAACCTGGAGCTCGCTCTTTCCGACCTCGCGGTGGTGGAGAAGCGCCTGGACCGCGCCCGCAAGGCCGCCCGCGGCCAGGACCGCGACGCGCTCGCCGAGGTCGGCCTCCTGGAAAGGCTCCTGGAGGCGCTTGGTGCCGGGCAGGCCGCGCGGGTGGTGCAGGCGAACGAGGAGGAGTCGAAGATCCTGCGCTCGTACAACCTGCTCACCAGCAAGCCGGTTCTCTACCTGGCCAACGTCGCCGAGTCGGACCTCCCCGAGGGCGACAACGAGCACGTCCGCGCGCTGCGCAAGGCGGTGGAGGCGAGCGGCGAGCGCGCCGAGATCATCCCCATCAGCAGCAAGATCGAGAGCGAGCTGGCCGAGCTCCCGCCCGAGGAGCGCGACGAGTTCCTGGGGTCGCTGGGCCTGAACGAGCCGGGCCTCCACACGCTGATCCGCACGGGGTACGCGCTGCTGGGGCTGCAGGTCTATTTCACCGCGGGCGAAAAGGAGGTCCGCGCGTGGGAGATCCCGGTGGGTGCTCGCGCCCCCCAGGCCGCCGGCGTCATCCACTCCGACTTCGAGCGCGCCTTCATCCGCGCCGAGACCGTCGCCTGGGATGACTTTGTGAAGACCGGCTCCGTGAAGACCGCCCGCGAGCAGGGGCTGATGCGGTCGGAGGGGAAGGAGTACGTGGTCAAGGATGGGGACATCCTGCTGTTCCGCACCAGCGCGTAA
- a CDS encoding type II toxin-antitoxin system PemK/MazF family toxin: MSAVAGPLQGEVWMVNFDPVQGSEQAGIRPALMVSRNELNRTGLCVVVPGTRTSRNFPGRVRLPRGVGGVTEDTYLLSEQVRAVSASRFLRFLGAVETKHLKQTLTHVGYYLTVPSHGIS; this comes from the coding sequence ATGTCGGCAGTGGCGGGTCCGCTTCAGGGTGAAGTGTGGATGGTCAACTTCGATCCCGTCCAGGGGAGCGAGCAGGCGGGAATCCGGCCGGCGTTGATGGTTTCGCGCAACGAGCTCAACCGCACCGGGCTGTGCGTGGTCGTCCCGGGTACCCGCACGAGCCGGAACTTCCCCGGACGGGTCAGGCTCCCAAGGGGTGTTGGCGGTGTGACCGAAGACACTTACCTGCTTTCGGAGCAGGTTCGCGCCGTGTCTGCCAGCCGCTTCTTGCGGTTCCTTGGCGCGGTGGAGACGAAGCACCTAAAGCAGACACTCACCCATGTCGGGTACTATCTGACGGTACCCTCCCACGGGATCAGTTAG
- the rpsF gene encoding 30S ribosomal protein S6, which produces MSDYEVVYIFHPALEDERIEEKIERFHGMLTGERGGEITAVDHWGKRPLAYEIADQTTGHYTVAHFSAPAEALPEFERLLKLDDEVLRYLVVVNEGDLQTTPVPPAPKRDEESEDDGEDE; this is translated from the coding sequence TTGTCGGATTACGAAGTCGTGTACATCTTCCACCCGGCGCTCGAGGATGAGCGTATCGAGGAGAAGATCGAGCGCTTCCACGGGATGCTCACGGGCGAGCGTGGCGGCGAGATCACCGCGGTGGACCACTGGGGGAAGCGCCCCCTGGCGTACGAGATCGCGGACCAGACCACCGGCCACTACACCGTGGCCCACTTCTCGGCCCCGGCCGAGGCGCTCCCCGAGTTCGAGCGCCTGCTGAAGCTGGACGACGAAGTCCTTCGCTACCTCGTGGTGGTGAACGAGGGCGACCTGCAGACCACACCGGTCCCGCCCGCTCCGAAGCGTGACGAGGAGTCCGAAGACGACGGGGAGGACGAGTAA
- the rpsR gene encoding 30S ribosomal protein S18 gives MKSSRKVCPVCETGLSSVDYKDEKTLGRFVTERGKILPRRISGMCARHQRQIGTAIKRARFLALLPYIAGFES, from the coding sequence ATGAAATCTTCGCGCAAGGTTTGCCCCGTGTGTGAGACCGGGCTGAGCTCCGTGGACTACAAGGACGAGAAGACGCTCGGCCGCTTCGTGACCGAGCGTGGCAAGATCCTGCCTCGCCGGATCAGCGGGATGTGCGCGCGCCACCAGCGCCAGATCGGGACCGCCATCAAGCGCGCCCGTTTCCTGGCCCTGCTGCCGTACATCGCGGGCTTCGAGTCGTAA
- the rplI gene encoding 50S ribosomal protein L9 has product MQVILRQSLENLGQPGDLVDVKPGYARNYLIPRGFAYEATAGNVKRIETERASVAKREAATLTEARQRAASIEGVSLTFNARAGQEGKLFGSITAGDIADKLAEQGIQIDRRQIELDEPIKALGVTSVPVRLHSDVRPELKVWVIAEE; this is encoded by the coding sequence ATGCAGGTCATCCTCAGACAGAGTCTGGAGAACCTCGGCCAGCCCGGGGACCTCGTGGACGTGAAGCCGGGCTACGCTCGCAACTACCTGATCCCCCGTGGCTTCGCCTACGAGGCGACCGCGGGGAACGTGAAGCGGATCGAGACGGAGCGGGCGTCGGTGGCCAAGCGTGAGGCCGCCACCCTGACCGAGGCGCGGCAGCGCGCCGCCTCCATCGAGGGCGTTTCGCTCACCTTCAATGCCCGCGCCGGGCAGGAAGGGAAGCTGTTCGGGTCCATCACCGCGGGCGATATCGCGGACAAGCTGGCCGAGCAGGGGATCCAGATCGACCGCCGCCAGATCGAGCTCGACGAGCCGATCAAGGCTCTCGGCGTGACTTCGGTGCCGGTGCGTCTGCACAGCGACGTGCGGCCGGAGCTCAAGGTGTGGGTCATCGCGGAGGAGTAA
- the rsfS gene encoding ribosome silencing factor — translation MSTTPVTPHSLDLPPEVARAAEHLFDRKAQDVTLLDLRGISTATDFFLIATGTSDTHVSAISDHVVEELRAGGTRPLNVEGARGGRWILIDYFSFVVHVFHPAAREFYQLERLWGDAPTHVLAPAEGAAA, via the coding sequence ATGAGCACCACCCCCGTCACGCCGCACAGCCTCGACCTTCCGCCCGAAGTCGCCCGCGCCGCCGAGCACCTGTTCGACCGCAAGGCGCAGGACGTGACGCTTCTGGACCTGCGCGGGATCTCCACCGCGACGGACTTCTTTCTGATCGCCACCGGCACCTCGGACACGCACGTCTCCGCCATCTCGGACCACGTGGTGGAGGAGCTTCGCGCCGGCGGCACGCGCCCGCTGAACGTGGAGGGAGCGCGCGGGGGCCGGTGGATTCTGATCGACTACTTCTCCTTCGTCGTGCACGTCTTCCACCCGGCCGCGCGCGAGTTCTATCAGCTCGAGCGCCTGTGGGGCGATGCGCCCACGCACGTGCTGGCTCCGGCGGAAGGGGCGGCGGCGTAA